In the Panulirus ornatus isolate Po-2019 chromosome 45, ASM3632096v1, whole genome shotgun sequence genome, one interval contains:
- the mad2 gene encoding mitotic spindle assembly checkpoint protein MAD2A gives MAGTKQENGSCITLKGSAQLVSEFFYYGINSILFQRGIYPPDSFTSKQHYGLTLCITTDNGVKDYLNNVLAQIKDWLEAGEVQRLVLVMTNVDTKEVVERWDFNVQLEHGFGPQSIKEGKVGNKDLKLIQREMRAVMCQITACVTFLPLLDCTCSFDLLVYTHESADVPDKWAESAPCFISNSQEVRLRSFSTSVHKVDGCVSYKVDV, from the exons ATGGCTGGAACAAAGCAGGAAAACGGCAGTTGCATTACTTTAAAAGGCTCTGCACAGCTTGTCTCGGAGTTCTTCT ACTATGGAATCAATAGTATCCTGTTCCAGCGCGGGATATATCCTCCAGATTCATTCACAAGCAAGCAGCACTATGGCTTGACTCTCTGTATTACAACAGATAACGGCGTTAAGGACTACTTGAATAATGTTTTGGCACAAATCAAAG ACTGGCTGGAGGCAGGGGAAGTGCAGAGACTGGTGCTCGTAATGACGAACGTTGATACCAAGGAGGTTGTTGAGCGCTGGGACTTTAACGTCCAACTTGAACATGGTTTTGGCCCACAGTCTATCAAAGA GGGGAAGGTTGGTAACAAGGATCTAAAATTGATCCAAAGGGAAATGCGTGCAGTAATGTGTCAGATTACTGCTTGTGTCACCTTCTTGCCGTTGCTGGACTGTACCT GTTCATTTGACCTTCTGGTGTACACCCATGAAAGTGCTGATGTTCCTGACAAGTGGGCAGAGTCTGCACCTTGCTTTATTTCCAACTCCCAAGAAGTTCGTCTGAGGTCCTTTTCCACGTCTGTCCACAAAGTAGATGGCTGTGTCTCCTACAAAGTTGatgtatga
- the LOC139762903 gene encoding protein FAM91A1 has protein sequence MASEIETFIAQNCTWDKLPVNVKQLLGNSQKEYEKQVAEYSIKTQQRYRGNLVRQILKNERSYYEEVLSYSRSHLMMYPYHLSDVVVKGLRVTPFQYYISILTDIMSAEKSYDSLPNFTAADCLRLLGIGRNQYIDLMNQCRSSRKLFRKKNVRDLLPALPHEITIEAWWMVCVGCVTEEDIKSLVKEREKVVIDSLIDVGSQKAGDLDRECVHSLYTKGLVYLDVPINDSDCISVPPLEGFVMNRVLGDYLESLMYKIFVSIDEHTPVCELAKVLEIDLALVKVAVSLFCRLGFAHKKNAEMSTLEMHPSWESFMAPTTKKLPTTADDLLLLELESALAESSVGEDDIGACTPRTPIDDPLTAGFAFSSQSKRIAFLYDSTLTAFLMMGNLSQGLKSHAVTMFEVGKMLDEGLDSLIMELDKIQRSDSEGEAQRYFEHALTLRTSVTFLRHNRDLCSLGQDVPHPLDLIRWESLSNLDPATTARLLKKNYQFLVSMAPLSYEISAIDGETPPHFGPAIPEVNSIWFKLFIYSITGSGPPSLLLPQGERLRRLPECLVGYEKVLVTPWGHDPTVVPLAAIFTTVNEALMHSPVFIQAYGWYHDVCIQHIPFPLENSKRVNHPAVQVLARQLDLQHTFGFIKLVAFPSADTPGVTTLTAAEITTGMPQGCTSTSNKAFITNASVISGNITTSSEGFSGNISDDGGFGSPVANSTGISNDVAADTSASIPQVVSFDDVSSIVLDKSEKSDAQSSGRDGMTLPLGGPTMDQWHLLECHFGLPLFDASLNQEVSQKIISHKLFSPESVEKFSESNRILIHKLRDFISGNKAQGVCAEVQQRGSCREGASNLPLPTTPLLFAGGMLGPWEGS, from the exons TGCGACAAATTCTTAAGAATGAACGGAGTTACTATGAAGAGGTGTTGTCATACAGCCGGTCACACTTGATGATGTACCCTTACCACCTGTCAGATGTGGTAGTGAAAGGACTCCGCGTCACTCCCTTCCAGTATTATATCTCCATTCTCACAGATATTATGTCTGCTGAAAAAAGTTATGATTCCCTCCCAAACTTCACTGCTGCAGATT GTTTACGTTTGTTAGGAATTGGCCGAAACCAGTATATAGACCTAATGAATCAGTGTCGTTCCAGCAGAAAGTTGTTCCGTAAAAAGAATGTACGAGACTTACTACCTGCATTGCCACATGAGATTACTATAGAAGCATGGTGGATGGTATGTGTTGGATGTGTTACAGAAGAGGACATAAAG AGCctggtgaaagagagagaaaaagtcgTAATCGACTCCTTGATTGATGTTGGGTCACAGAAAGCAGGTGATTTGGATAGAGAATGTGTGCATAGCCTCTATAC GAAGGGATTGGTGTACCTAGATGTGCCTATCAATGACAGTGATTGCATTTCGGTTCCTCCACTTGAAGGCTTTGTCATGAATCGTGTACTTGGGGACTATCTGGAGAGTCTAATGTACAAGATTTTTGTGTCAATTGATGAGCATACTCCTGTTTGTGAG CTGGCAAAAGTATTGGAGATTGACTTGGCCTTGGTGAAAGTAGCAGTTTCACTCTTTTGTCGCTTGGGCTTTGCCCACAAGAAGAATGCTGAGATGTCAACCTTAGAGATGCATCCATCTTGGGAATCCTTCATGGCTCCCACAACGAAGAA ATTGCCAACCACAGCAGATGATTTGCTCCTGCTTGAGTTAGAATCTGCCTTAGCAGAGAGTTCTGTGGGTGAGGATGATATTGGTGCATGCACTCCTCGAACTCCAATTGATGACCCCCTGACGGCAGGTTTTGCCTTCAGCAGCCAGAGCAAGAGGATAGCATTTCTGTATGACTCAACTCTCACAGCATTCCTCATGATGGGAAATTTATCACAG gGTTTGAAGAGTCATGCAGTTACCATGTTTGAGGTGGGGAAAATGCTTGATGAAGGCTTAGATTCACTCATTATGGAACTAGATAAGATACAGAG GTCAGATTCTGAAGGAGAGGCCCAAAGATATTTTGAACATGCCCTTACGCTGCGGACTTCTGTCACATTCCTTCGCCATAACCGTGATCTGTGTTCTCTCGGTCAGGATGTCCCCCATCCTTTGGATCTGATTCGTTGGGAAAGCCTTAGTAATCTGGACCCTGCTACAACTGCTCGTCTTCTTAAGAAGAATTACCA ATTCCTTGTTTCCATGGCACCCTTAAGCTATGAAATTTCAGCCATAGATGGGGAGACTCCACCTCACTTTGGCCCTGCCATTCCAGAGGTTAATTCCATTTGGTTCAAGCTCTTCATATATAGCATTACAGGATCTGGTCCTCCATCATTACTACTTCCTCAAG GTGAACGGTTACGTCGACTGCCTGAATGTTTGGTCGGATATGAAAAAGTGTTGGTTACTCCTTGGGGCCATGATCCAACTGTAGTACCCTTAGCTGCCATCTTTACTACCGTTAACGAGGCTCTCATGCACTCACCTGTCTTCATTCAG GCCTATGGCTGGTACCATGATGTCTGCATACAACACATTCCATTTCCCCTAGAAAATTCAA AAAGAGTAAATCATCCAGCAGTGCAGGTTTTGGCAAGACAGCTAGACCTTCAGCATACTTTTGGCTTTATCAAATTGGTGGCTTTTCCTTCAGCTGACACCCCTGGAGTAACAACTCTCACTGCAGCCGAGATTACCACTGGCATGCCACAGGGCTGCACAAGCACATCTAACAAAGCATTCATAACCAATGCCTCCGTCATCTCCGGTAACATCACGACATCCAGTGAAGGTTTCTCAGGGAATATATCTGATGATGGTGGTTTTGGTAGTCCTGTTGCTAACAGCACTGGCATTTCAAACGATGTGGCTGCAGACACTAGTGCTTCCATTCCTCAGGTGGTCAGCTTTGATGATGTTTCCAGCATTGTGCTAGACAAATCAGAGAAATCAGACGCTCAGAG CAGTGGACGTGATGGCATGACCCTTCCTTTGGGTGGACCTACCATGGATCAGTGGCACCTTCTTGAGTGTCATTTTGGTCTTCCTCTCTTTGATGCTTCCTTGAATCAGGAGGTTTCACAGAAGATCATCTCTCATAAGCTTTTCAGTCCAGAAAG TGTTGAGAAATTCAGTGAATCTAACAGAATTCTCATTCATAAACTACGGGATTTTATCAGCGGCAATAAG GCTCAAGGTGTGTGTGCAGAGGTACAGCAGCGGGGAAGTTGTCGAGAAGGTGCATCAAACCTGCCTCTACCCACTACTCCATTATTATTTGCTGGGGGAATGCTTGGCCCTTGGGAAGGTTCCTGA